CAGATTTTCAGAGAAACGAACACCGGTACACCAttaaaaaaagtgaaaataatattgataattttttattgaatgaggTGAATTTGCACGTTTCATAATTGTTCAATGTATAGCTTACATTCATAGCAAACATGAATTTTTCCTGAAATGTTGTGATGTTGTGCTATTCTCCACTGGTCATGGCAAATGTAGAGATGTCAAAAAATATTAGCTTCAGCATCATTATTTAAAGGGAGAGGTCCTACGAGGGTAGTGTAGAGTAGGAGGCTGTAGGGTAGTAGTAAATCATGCTTAAACTTATATTGAGTTTTTTCCCCGAAAGCTTTCCCCCACGGTCCGAAAGGATCCGAAGTCTCAGTCTCTCATTAGTCAATTCACATATTGCTCTCTCACTTGACCCTAATACCAACATATTCTGTCTGGAAGCGAACTCAAACGGCGGCTACTTTTGGGTTTGTGTAAACTCTCTTCGCATTTCTTGTCATTATTCTCAAGTTTGTCATATACACAATCATCGAATATTAAATCATATTCTCTCTTGTTAACGGCATATCCAGGGAGGAGAGATTTGACCAGACGCCTCACCACTGGTGCAGGGTTGAGCGAAACATTATAAAtcgatgaaaatataatattctgtaTTACTGTATTATGCTTCGTTTATTTCGTTGTGAATCCATAACCCACGAAATTTCAAATGACACATAGCCCTATCTTTAAAACTTCTACAtagaaaatcaatttattagattttttttaaatactgtactgtaattcagttgatttatattttgtgatgagcttcaattctaatttttcctattcataatgataattatattttgaaatttatatatttatttcaataattatatttcctatttgatgtatattttcaggAACCAGCCGTACCTGTTAAGAAAACAACAACATGTATCTTAAGAGAAGCTGCTCTTATAgcgaagaaggaagagaaagaaatagagaggtaatttataaatagaatagaacaaGCATGAAGTAGCCTATAAGTATTTCAGTAAAAGTATTATGGGTTTTGGTATGAGATATGGGTTTTAGTCGAAATGTTCTCATGAAAAATTACCGTACAGTACGAGTTAACTTAGTTAGTTTAGTGAGGTTTACAGGGTACTACAATTATTACTATCAGAAGGTGATAAAGTCTAATGTAATCCAGTCGAAGATAATAGAGTTAGAATtaaatattatcttcaattttgacAAAGAATTTGATCAAATATGACAAAGACCAAGTGCAATAATTCAGCATTGCACAAAAATGCTGAAAATActacattatttttatcttttcgAATAAGTTCTTCTTCTTGTATGGCGCTACAGCCATGGAGAGCCTCGGCCTCCGCAACTATAAGCCTCCACGCATCTCTATAATTGACTATGCATGCCTCTCCGTCCCCTAACTCCCAAACTCCTAACATCATTCATAAACTTATCCAGCCATCTTTATCTGGGTCTCCCTCTTTGTCTTCTATTGTGGAGCTTTTCCCGCATCACAATTTTAGGGATTCTGCTCGCGGTCATGCTTTCCACATGACCCAACCACCTGATTCTTTGAGCCTTCATAAATCGAACTATGGTCTGTTATTTCCTCAAGTCCAATTCAATGTTGAAACTGATTCGCCATTCCAACCCCTGTCGAACTGGGTCATAAATTTTCCGCAGTACTCTTCTTTCAAAGACATGGAGTTTGCTTTTACCTTTTTTGTCGTAGTCCACGTCTCCGGGCCATAAGTCACTACAGGGCGTACCAAGCTGAGGTATAATTTCTTTGGCCTCTCTGCTAATCATACGGCTCCTGAATAAGCTTGCATTTGagaaaaatcatagagaaacaatagcgtaagtagatatcccatgatatagggtgTTTGTGTCGTAACTTTTtctatctcaagccgatagtcctagtagttgtttatggtgaagctatgtgacgctggcagtctctcatattatgcctctcatacaatctcacccggccaaaacagtaaaaatcgacagtaatcggcttgagataacagtaaaagttgcgacataaacgccctataccatgggatatctacttacgctattgtttctctatggtaaaatgCTCTATTTCCAGCTTGactttttcacagatatggtCTCACTCATTCCATCTCTCTTCTTCAGTGCTGCTCCGAGATTGATGCTACTTACTCTTTTTCATTCCTGTCTATAACTCAATTCCGAGGAGCTCTTCTTCCAGTTGCTGCTGCTACATGCAAGTATTCAGTTTTTGCAGTGTCAACCTTCAAGCCTATCTTTTCTGCTTCTGGTTCCTTTTTCCTGAAGGTTTCCTTTAGTATATTGTGGTGTCTCTAGATAATATTACCACATCATCAACATAGACACATATTTGAGCTCCTTCAAGGAAGACGATGTTCTATATTCTTCAATACATTGTGCAGATCAATATAGGATAGAATTGCCGAAAAGCTATCTCCTTGTTTCACTCCGCTATTGAATTAAGATGCCTCTCTAACTCATTTACCCACTTTCATCATAAATAAGTTACATTATAAgaatgtttgaattatgaatctCGATCATTATAGACTTCAGACTAGCTTATACTCCaacatttatttgaattgagaCTGTAATAATATATGTCCATGAATTACGGTATTACTAAGAATCAAGATTTATCATACTATTTTATGAATGCGTTTATTTCAGATTGAAGAAATTACTGGAAGGTGCTGCTGATTTTACtgtttttgaaagtttttatGATGGGATGAAATGCaaagatgagaaagaaaaaatgcTAGATATTGAGAAAAAACACCTAAAAGGACTATTAACCTATGAAGAAGCAATTCAAGCTAAAAAGAACCTCACAAAAGTCAATAAAATTAAACGAATGGAGTTCGAGAGGGAGGTATGTTTAAGTTAACATTTATTTTCATGTTTAATGTCGCTAGAAATCAATAAATGGAAGcttgattgatttttgaaaagctTGCATTCTATAAAGCATGGGAGAGAGCACATTATGTGACTTATCgacacttcaaattttcataatattagattaaatttgattcaaaacaGCAAATTGTTTCATTAGTCATTTCATTACCGGTACTGATTTTTTAATCTTGATCATCCCAGAACTCTATAATTAACCATGCAAATCTGAATATATTCGGTAAAAATAtcgaaatatttaatatattcaaAACTCTTTTATATTCTACTTCATAAATAGATATGCGAGTTTTATtgatcaagaaaaatatttgtcGAGTTTATCGCACTTACTTTGTtattagagagagaaaattgaaGCTCAATTGAGAGAATACAAGGAAAAAGAAATGGAATCGATCAAACAGCAAGTAGAAAGAGTACAGCAGATACAACAAGCTGCCGAAGAGAAAAAACAAGTTCTAGTagaagaaaaacaaaagaatggTACAATATTATGTTGCATTAATAATCTGAAGTAATTACATTCcattttattgaattgtaatTGTTCGATTACGCAAGAGAGAATATAACCATTTCTCTATTACAATTATCCTACAAAATATCAAATAGCCTACACATGTGGACTGTTATTTTTTAAACTCAAGATCTCAAGGgagcattttttttttaaatatcttaTCTCACTAATATACGATactatatttcaataatataaaatatacttGATATTCAAGTACGGAACCTTACTTTCCTAAATGAATAGACCTCAAATATCTTTGGTAGGCCTATAGAAATGAGCTACGGTATCTAAAAGCCCAAATTTTTCAATAGAGTACCGTTTTTCAGCCCCTTTGTTCCCAAACAAAGTTGGTTTATGACatcatttgaataaatcattttccaataatttaattTGCTATCTTGTATAAATCGGTGAGTACGGTGTGACCTCTATTTATAACCATCCAACCAATAATGTGGTCATTTTGCATAACTAGGCCTATACCGTACAtattgaaaactataaacatgaatataatttattttttatctctcTGGTTCTAGCAAGAGAGCTGAACGAAAAGACTCGAGCATTGATGATACAATTAATCAAGCAGGTAAGTCCATATTCGAAATCTTATTTCATTGCGTAAATCAAAGAGTAaagagttgaaaaaaatattaatgattTATATTATCTCGAATACCAGGCTCCCaaaagtttgaaaatatatttttattgttcaacaCATAAACTAACAATGACTCTAATGCCTATTGTAAAAGCAAATAGCCTAACAACAACACTTTGCTAAAACAATATTTCCCAGCACACATTCGGTATATAAGTTCAATCGAAATTCATTATATTAATGAATACTTTATACTTAAAGCCTGCATAGCCTAAGGAAAAATCACATTTATGAAATCGAAACAAATCATAGAATATTTTGGaataatttttactgttatctgtaATGAACTTCAATAAAGAATACCCGTTTAACATTACAATTTCTAAGAAGCTGATGTATGTTCGATTCTGGTGAATTATTTGGAAATGATagatttattatcataattgtAGTTTCAGTATAGGGAAGCGGTTTAACTCAGTGGTCGCGCTCATAAGCTATAGGTGCAACTCCTCAAGGGGTGTTTACATAAGTCAAGTttccttgaattcaagttttcttgacgtttgtgtaaaatgaatttgtttTGCAAACTCAAGTTCACAAGGACAGAAATTTGGATCCGCTATAATCAATGATAGATAGTATAGTTGATTCAAGTGGATGTTGAAGAAGTTTGACTTTTAGATTaaacttgaatcttgaaggtaCAATCCAACCTACAAATTGTAAAATGAGACAGAACAGTTGTCAGTCAACGTAGAATATATAAAAACAACTAAATAAGAGAGTATGATGCAGATGAAGgagaaaacttgaattattgAGGTAAACTTGACAAGCTTTCAAAATCGCTCATTCAACTCAAACGTCAACAACTTGAATTGAAGGGAACTTGACCAATGTGAACGTAGCTTTAGCGACGACTCGAGATACTCCAGCCGCGACGACTCTAGTCACGCTGCCCGAGTTAAGTTCTAATAATCATGCGCCTAACATTCACGTTGGGAGGATGACCACTTGAGCCAACTCttatgaatatgattcatgaattgaaaaatcCCTTCCCGGTAGTACGAACGACACCTAAAACGGTATGTCCATTATCTCTTATTACCATCcgcattactcacgcacaagcctagagctgatgtgggcatcaccctcagcaaagaaaagaatatatttttgatgAAAAATGATCATCTATTTGGTAAGCATTATTATCACGGtattaaatatttcaccaaTCGTCTACATCactataataagtttattcgcTAATACAAATTCATGCttgatttctcattcatttatttttctttcaatgttCCAATCAAATTCAAGCAACAAgatgagcttaataagaaaatgGTCATGATCAAGGAGATAAGACTTCTTCAGTCATTGCGTATCATACCAAAGAAAGATTTTGATGCAACTGAAACCATGAACATGGGTTTATTTTGTGAAATGTCCTATCTTGAGGTAAGATGTCATTAGATACGAATCTATTCTGATACATTCAAATCTGTAAATTACACTATACAGTACCTTTTGCAGTATGTCAATCTTTTTCTCGTTTGAAAATTCGAAATTGGTGAGCCtacataatataatttcaaagtgaaaatgtaataaaaatgGCTGAAAAACGTTATaaaatttagttcaatgatcgaATATGTAAATGGTTCAGCTACCGAACACATTTACCTAACTAGAACTAACATACAATTGCAGAACGGTTGCCAAACTAATTTCTAAGTgactaatattttttaatagaaaGTTGAAGACATAATAACAATGTTTACTTCAGTAAACTCAGCAGTAATAATAAACCTAATTCATGAATATCATGATAAGTGcatctgtaatttattttattttatcataaaaatgttatgttccaTTCCTATTCAGGGgtcaataatatattcaataaaattaataattccaaTTTTTCCATAGAATACTTTTCTCTTGATACTGTATTACAGTTGACTGAGCGTTTGGCATTGTTGAGAGAGGAAATGAAGGAACAACTTGAACAAAGGCAACTACGAATTAAACAAGAAAAGATTCGACAACAGGAAATGCTCAAAGAGATGGAGACATTAATTGATGTCACACATCACGAACGGTTTGTGGATgataatttgttgatttcaaatGTATCATCAGACTtcgaaataaaaaaattcttattaaaatacaaaagtTTATTATCTCAGAcacaagaaaaatattaatccTAATTTTCATTAGTAGCCTATCAATAGCATAATTTGGGCCACTGTTGAATTCTTCATATCTTATTGAAGTATCATAAGTTCCAACACTTCAGTCAATGGTAGTGTGTTAAGCCTTCTTGATAATACTTTTTATAATACACATAATACATTCActtcaatacaataaatataatacatacaaaatcaaaaagtttatcttgaaaaaatgatacctcatattattttgatgttCATACTACAGAATGATTCTTGACTATTTTAACTATAGCTTATCTAATgttattactttattttttaccAAGAAAGTATAACTTAGTAGGAGTTATTAAAGTTACTTAAATCGAATCATTTCAGAAAACTTTCAAGAGAGCAAGCACAAAAGACATTGTCACGcccgaaaaaaattattgaggaGGATAAAGAATTGATGGATTTGAGAAAAAGATTAGAAGCAACCAGGAGAAAAAGATTTGAGAAAGAATAAATTCACATATTCTATGAGTTAATGAATTTCAACAAGCTATCTCCTACCCTGCTGGTACTTCAACTTTTGAGTTTAAACTTTATAAtcgatttataatttataagaataataaaagaattaattattcatcgaATCTGAGAGGAAAATTCAAACATCGCTGTGTTTGTTTATGCAAGCTTCATCTGAACCTAACTGAATTGAATGGGAAAGATGACTCtcattctataaatattattgatctttaatattaaatatcataGATGTCAGAGTGATGAGGGATCAAAAAACATTTATCACAACTATAGTATGCTATTGGATAATTCTCCATCATTTTTAACATGCTTTAAATGCAGAGTCGTAACATGATAATAGAGGCCTCCTTTTGAATCAATTCAGTATGAAAGTCTTGGTAATACATCACTCATAAAAATATGCTCCATATTTTCATTTTGCGAGTACTGTATAAACTAAACTCACTTCGGTTGACTCTGCTTGAAGTACTTGGGAGGTTTGAAGACGAATGTTTGAGATTTACTCGCTACCTGAAATATAAAGAAAACTAACTTTAGTGCATTTTATCACAGAGAAGAGATAGCAtgagataatataatatatcttttctctatggttttatcaagtcataaaataattttcagctaaAAATGAACATCTTagcaaatgaataatattattaatattgttattttttgaatttctcattcatgACTTTTTCTAACGACTCGCGAATTAACAAAACCTTTATTGTCTTACCCTATTTATAAGCTgtacattaattttcaattggatgaTTGTTGTGATCAGTTACCATAtcactataataattaatattcgcAAAATATCCTTATAACAGACCATACTTGATGAAAAAGCAATATTTCGAAGTTGTATTTTATCGTAGCGGATGAATTTTAATGTGGAAATTTTGAAGGAACTATATTTTTACTTcagcaataaataaaacagaGATTCACTAGTAAATTCCTTTTACTAGGAATTAAAAAGGTGCACTGTGAATAGATTGTGAAGTAAATACTGGTCTATACTACACATACTAGTCTACTGGTAAATACCTACACATATTAGTCTATTCAATCCAAATacaaaaagtaaataataagCCGTACACTAGATAGGCTACTAGATATTGACTCCAGTCCTACTATTATATCCCAATATAGAAATTACTTATAGATATTACTTAGCTCACATAATAGTTTTCATTCTtaccatagaataaacaatctattttttctatgatCATACTGTTCTGCCTACAAATCTATCTACTCAATCCACTGTATATTTACTGTATTTATAGACTGTTTATTCTATGTTTATACTTGAATCGAATTtgagattattcaataattactaAATCAGGAATGATACGGTACTAGTTTATTAGTAGGGGTAGCCTAATATTTTGCCTAGGCCTTAGGTCTAGCTAGATTTATTCGATTCGTGAAATCATATAACATTTTaatttagtttttcaaaatgattctGAATACAACCTTTGGCGTGATCGATTCCTGAGTTTTATGCTCCTGTGTTAATGATTTCTCCAAAAACATTTTATGCTTGAACTTTCCCTGACGATTCTCCTGTTCTAGTCTGTGTCCTTTTATTGTTTGTTGTTCGGCGTTCTCGCGATACTGGTTGAATGCTGAAGTGCTGACAACAGAATCTGTTGAATGAGTGCTGCAAGGTGATTGACAACCGTCCTCGAGCTGATCGCTTCTTTTATTCTTTGAGCCTTTATGCAAAAAATGACAGTTTATGATATCGAAAGTTGCATGAATGATAAAACTTacgtataatatttttttggattTTCTTTTACTGAAAGATGTCTAGAAAATTTTAGTTTCGAAAGTCGaattttagaaatttatttaaataatggTTTTATTGGAATTTCAAAATAGgttcattacaaaaaaatataggCCACGAATAATGGAATTAAATCTCTATATCACCTCTACAAACTAAATGTTCATGACtttgaaaaatgagaagatACTAAGTGCTGTTTATCCATTCTTCTCATTCTTTACTATTTAATTTGATACACTATTTAAGAGAATTGGAAGTAGATATTGCTTAAGTTACGGTACGCACTTTCAAagtattcaatttttacttttaattttcTCAAATAGTATTTAATgtatcatataaatgatagtgTACCGTAATAAAAACCTATTGAAAGCTTCAAAATGTCTATTGATGATGATATGATTAGCGGCATTTGATTGGAACAATATATTGATCGATAACATGTACAATATCCTGAAGTTTCTGAAAACGTGATCTAGAAATacctatcaataataaaaacatcCAAAATTAGTACCGTATAtgtaaaagaaaatgaaataccaTGAGAATGAGCCAGAACCATCATTCCAAAATACTGTGTTCAAAAGACTAGGTTACATCATAAGTAAGGGTCttcccaccaataaaagccaaaCATTTATTTACTAGGATACTTCAATACTATTGTACTGTACCAATTACCAACCAAGTACTGAAAGTATATATTTTACTCACCGATATTTAGACACACATCAACATCCATTGCCACTGTACTATTTCTTCTCTCCAAAGTCGATATTTCATTTGTGATTGTTAGAATATCATTACGAAGATCTTTCAGCTCATTCTGCAAACTTTCAAATCATAATTGAGTAGATTAGATGACCTGCGTAATTTTCAAGAGGTATTCACGATCTTGAGATAGCCAACTATATGCATCATCTGCTATATTTTTTGTAGATATTATTAAGAGAAGTTTGCGAATAGCTCATCTAAATCCAACATCGTGAATACCCCTATTGTAGAGGTTCATTCAAGtaaatattgttgattttttatgaacATTTGTCATAGAAGTTGTTTCATTGGTTTCTCTGGTGGGTGTCTACTGACACATCAGACATCAGATTCATGAATCTTCCTGTAAGGCTATGTGAAAAAATGCCGTAATTTTGTTTTAGATAGAATAAATGCTCAATATATATCTCATGCACCTGACAGTTTTAAATTCGTAACACATACAAGATCACCCTTACCTAGTATACTCATCTCCGTTTACTGGTTCATATTTCAGCTCAGCCCTTCGAGATTGAGCATTCAACACTCCAGCTTctctttctttcaatttttcaattgataagCTTAACCTTGAAATTTCATCAGTGAGTAACTTCTTCCTTCCAGATCCAGTTTTTTCACTAGTTTCAgctaaaacaaaaaattatcaaaattttttttagaaaattggttaccttgtttgaataataataataaaaacaaattacatgaGAAGTACATTAGCACAACCATATCTCTGGTATAAttggatattattgaaaaacgcATTAACTGTAAGGGGTAATATTTATCATCAGATTTAGGTTACCAAGCTTCTGAGATAGTGTATTATTAAttcgaaaatatattttcaaactatATCTGTACCACACTATACACTATCCCTTAATCCTTTCAATAAGCAAAATTGTTCATCTAAAAGCTGATCCCTAAATTTCCAATCTCTCGATCAATGCCCAGGCATCCCTGGATGGACCGCATCATAAACATAAACACTAAAATAGTCAATACTGTAAGCAGGGAAAATAACTATGATAACAAaagagaacagaataactagaactttaattaaTTGGTATCTTTCGGTTTTACAtggttgaaaatgataaatattaatttttcccTATTCCAAAAaaggtaaaatataaatatatatacaaacACAATATTAGAATGAAATTAATGGGGAAACTACTCGCTGCTGCTTTAGATGACTCaatctttgtggttatgaaaattaagaacaatgatCTTATCCAGTAATCACCTACCTTTTGAAGATGGCTTCCCGCTTTGGCATTCACTGGTTTAATCGCGACTTTACAGttagtatttaaaaaaaattaactgaaccaatgaataggttCAGAATCCGTCTCccttaataatacaattatttttaaactgcccgatctgtgacagaataactgaATTATAAAAAGAAACGAAATCTAGCCTTCTTCAATGTatcagccggactttactcacagt
Above is a window of Nilaparvata lugens isolate BPH chromosome 4, ASM1435652v1, whole genome shotgun sequence DNA encoding:
- the LOC111051881 gene encoding cilia- and flagella-associated protein 99 isoform X2; this translates as MDDPNSEKPDEYDSIEVNFLKIARHLDFLEDVVSDFYVKLKRKDHTDKFLLIVLFYIAVFWRCGDEIVSLQDYLKSINLNKSFQIAKYLSYDKTIITLTEIANRYFDLDYVTNEILLNVFQDGDYYKKLHDGLYEEQNTLISSTKCVKVTRPQKMEVLNHTKRVPKVPCNSREEYTFKATPIPENLHTEYKRIEESLNEAKRRNREEAEARYFTESQKFPISQQVPRDSSLEKNEASEVVETSFTTIKSKPAPKFQEPAVPVKKTTTCILREAALIAKKEEKEIERLKKLLEGAADFTVFESFYDGMKCKDEKEKMLDIEKKHLKGLLTYEEAIQAKKNLTKVNKIKRMEFEREREKIEAQLREYKEKEMESIKQQVERVQQIQQAAEEKKQVLVEEKQKNARELNEKTRALMIQLIKQQQDELNKKMVMIKEIRLLQSLRIIPKKDFDATETMNMGLFCEMSYLELTERLALLREEMKEQLEQRQLRIKQEKIRQQEMLKEMETLIDVTHHERKLSREQAQKTLSRPKKIIEEDKELMDLRKRLEATRRKRFEKE
- the LOC111051882 gene encoding spindle pole body component 110 isoform X2, producing the protein MLLLQKKDGDFRRKIKSQNEKISKLKLDEHSLADERKLFRSMEEKNLQNKSNKEDELWKMRQSVYSSVAEHCDGILDVMKNYSLINMKEFIEAKLDRRECFNKDCNPFARAAAETSEKTGSGRKKLLTDEISRLSLSIEKLKEREAGVLNAQSRRAELKYEPVNGDEYTSLQNELKDLRNDILTITNEISTLERRNSTVAMDVDVCLNIGSKNKRSDQLEDGCQSPCSTHSTDSVVSTSAFNQYRENAEQQTIKGHRLEQENRQGKFKHKMFLEKSLTQEHKTQESITPKVASKSQTFVFKPPKYFKQSQPK
- the LOC111051881 gene encoding cilia- and flagella-associated protein 99 isoform X1, yielding MDDPNSEKLDSLKKIHIEIIESLLIIYRRLKCEIPSEFVQEFLPPLTKDCPDEYDSIEVNFLKIARHLDFLEDVVSDFYVKLKRKDHTDKFLLIVLFYIAVFWRCGDEIVSLQDYLKSINLNKSFQIAKYLSYDKTIITLTEIANRYFDLDYVTNEILLNVFQDGDYYKKLHDGLYEEQNTLISSTKCVKVTRPQKMEVLNHTKRVPKVPCNSREEYTFKATPIPENLHTEYKRIEESLNEAKRRNREEAEARYFTESQKFPISQQVPRDSSLEKNEASEVVETSFTTIKSKPAPKFQEPAVPVKKTTTCILREAALIAKKEEKEIERLKKLLEGAADFTVFESFYDGMKCKDEKEKMLDIEKKHLKGLLTYEEAIQAKKNLTKVNKIKRMEFEREREKIEAQLREYKEKEMESIKQQVERVQQIQQAAEEKKQVLVEEKQKNARELNEKTRALMIQLIKQQQDELNKKMVMIKEIRLLQSLRIIPKKDFDATETMNMGLFCEMSYLELTERLALLREEMKEQLEQRQLRIKQEKIRQQEMLKEMETLIDVTHHERKLSREQAQKTLSRPKKIIEEDKELMDLRKRLEATRRKRFEKE
- the LOC111051881 gene encoding cilia- and flagella-associated protein 99 isoform X3; the encoded protein is MDDPNSEKLDSLKKIHIEIIESLLIIYRRLKCEIPSEFVQEFLPPLTKDCPDEYDSIEVNFLKIARHLDFLEDVVSDFYVKLKRKDHTDKFLLIVLFYIAVFWRCGDEIVSLQDYLKSINLNKSFQIAKYLSYDKTIITLTEIANRYFDLDYVTNEILLNVFQDGDYYKEYTFKATPIPENLHTEYKRIEESLNEAKRRNREEAEARYFTESQKFPISQQVPRDSSLEKNEASEVVETSFTTIKSKPAPKFQEPAVPVKKTTTCILREAALIAKKEEKEIERLKKLLEGAADFTVFESFYDGMKCKDEKEKMLDIEKKHLKGLLTYEEAIQAKKNLTKVNKIKRMEFEREREKIEAQLREYKEKEMESIKQQVERVQQIQQAAEEKKQVLVEEKQKNARELNEKTRALMIQLIKQQQDELNKKMVMIKEIRLLQSLRIIPKKDFDATETMNMGLFCEMSYLELTERLALLREEMKEQLEQRQLRIKQEKIRQQEMLKEMETLIDVTHHERKLSREQAQKTLSRPKKIIEEDKELMDLRKRLEATRRKRFEKE
- the LOC111051882 gene encoding spindle pole body component 110 isoform X1, giving the protein MAEDGVSTPRKNNYLLDVLEINRRSDIRMKKLKDGEEEKTKLKNEMLLLQKKDGDFRRKIKSQNEKISKLKLDEHSLADERKLFRSMEEKNLQNKSNKEDELWKMRQSVYSSVAEHCDGILDVMKNYSLINMKEFIEAKLDRRECFNKDCNPFARAAAETSEKTGSGRKKLLTDEISRLSLSIEKLKEREAGVLNAQSRRAELKYEPVNGDEYTSLQNELKDLRNDILTITNEISTLERRNSTVAMDVDVCLNIGSKNKRSDQLEDGCQSPCSTHSTDSVVSTSAFNQYRENAEQQTIKGHRLEQENRQGKFKHKMFLEKSLTQEHKTQESITPKVASKSQTFVFKPPKYFKQSQPK
- the LOC111051881 gene encoding cilia- and flagella-associated protein 99 isoform X5; protein product: MDDPNSEKLDSLKKIHIEIIESLLIIYRRLKCEIPSEFVQEFLPPLTKDCKLHDGLYEEQNTLISSTKCVKVTRPQKMEVLNHTKRVPKVPCNSREEYTFKATPIPENLHTEYKRIEESLNEAKRRNREEAEARYFTESQKFPISQQVPRDSSLEKNEASEVVETSFTTIKSKPAPKFQEPAVPVKKTTTCILREAALIAKKEEKEIERLKKLLEGAADFTVFESFYDGMKCKDEKEKMLDIEKKHLKGLLTYEEAIQAKKNLTKVNKIKRMEFEREREKIEAQLREYKEKEMESIKQQVERVQQIQQAAEEKKQVLVEEKQKNARELNEKTRALMIQLIKQQQDELNKKMVMIKEIRLLQSLRIIPKKDFDATETMNMGLFCEMSYLELTERLALLREEMKEQLEQRQLRIKQEKIRQQEMLKEMETLIDVTHHERKLSREQAQKTLSRPKKIIEEDKELMDLRKRLEATRRKRFEKE
- the LOC111051882 gene encoding uncharacterized protein LOC111051882 isoform X4, which codes for MEEKNLQNKSNKEDELWKMRQSVYSSVAEHCDGILDVMKNYSLINMKEFIEAKLDRRECFNKDCNPFARAAAETSEKTGSGRKKLLTDEISRLSLSIEKLKEREAGVLNAQSRRAELKYEPVNGDEYTSLQNELKDLRNDILTITNEISTLERRNSTVAMDVDVCLNIGSKNKRSDQLEDGCQSPCSTHSTDSVVSTSAFNQYRENAEQQTIKGHRLEQENRQGKFKHKMFLEKSLTQEHKTQESITPKVASKSQTFVFKPPKYFKQSQPK
- the LOC111051882 gene encoding spindle pole body component 110 isoform X3, whose translation is MKKDGDFRRKIKSQNEKISKLKLDEHSLADERKLFRSMEEKNLQNKSNKEDELWKMRQSVYSSVAEHCDGILDVMKNYSLINMKEFIEAKLDRRECFNKDCNPFARAAAETSEKTGSGRKKLLTDEISRLSLSIEKLKEREAGVLNAQSRRAELKYEPVNGDEYTSLQNELKDLRNDILTITNEISTLERRNSTVAMDVDVCLNIGSKNKRSDQLEDGCQSPCSTHSTDSVVSTSAFNQYRENAEQQTIKGHRLEQENRQGKFKHKMFLEKSLTQEHKTQESITPKVASKSQTFVFKPPKYFKQSQPK